In one window of Streptomyces roseofulvus DNA:
- a CDS encoding CGNR zinc finger domain-containing protein encodes MSSTPAGSPRPSPRTVTPTVETVLAFVNTRADGSGREELFADGDAFAAWLAEHEEFGVGREVVATDADAAVARELRDALVTVLLAHSGDEESLGEPLSRAERHLRRVGALYPLAPVVTADGVELTSPQAGVERVFGAVLAAVTTFAQSGDWGRVKACRNPPCHFGFLDRTRNGAGLYCSTGCGSQVSMRRHRQRQRRDGGAPSEA; translated from the coding sequence CAGCCCGCGCACCGTCACACCGACGGTGGAGACCGTTCTCGCGTTCGTGAACACGCGCGCGGACGGATCGGGCCGGGAGGAACTGTTCGCCGACGGCGACGCGTTCGCGGCATGGCTGGCGGAGCACGAAGAGTTCGGTGTCGGCCGCGAGGTGGTGGCGACCGACGCCGACGCGGCGGTCGCGCGCGAGCTGCGCGACGCTCTGGTGACCGTGCTGCTCGCGCACTCCGGCGACGAGGAGAGCCTGGGCGAGCCGCTGTCGCGCGCCGAGCGACACCTGCGGCGCGTGGGTGCGCTCTACCCGCTGGCGCCGGTCGTCACGGCCGACGGCGTCGAACTGACCTCGCCGCAAGCAGGGGTGGAGCGGGTGTTCGGTGCGGTCCTGGCCGCGGTGACGACGTTCGCGCAGAGCGGCGACTGGGGGCGCGTCAAGGCGTGCCGGAACCCGCCGTGCCATTTCGGCTTCCTCGACCGCACGCGCAATGGGGCGGGTCTGTACTGCAGCACCGGCTGCGGATCCCAGGTGTCCATGCGCAGACACCGCCAGAGGCAGCGTCGTGACGGTGGTGCGCCCTCCGAGGCGTGA
- a CDS encoding class I SAM-dependent methyltransferase, with translation MTSSELWSRETADRYDAEEAELSSAAFLGPTLDFLAELAGEGRALEFAIGTGRVGVPLRERGVPVVGVELSEHMAAVLRRKVDEDTLPVAIGDMATTVVPGEFTLVYLVYNTITNLLTQDEQVECFRNAARHLAPGGRFVIELGVPPLRFLPPGQVAVPFDVSDRHIGFDTFDLVEQVLVSHHLTRDGDDGRYRRGNSRHRYAWPAELDLMARIAGLELERRVADWDGTPFAQDSAKHISVWRKPTA, from the coding sequence GTGACGAGCAGTGAGCTGTGGAGCCGAGAGACCGCCGACCGCTACGACGCCGAGGAGGCCGAGCTGTCGTCGGCCGCCTTCCTCGGGCCGACCCTCGACTTCCTCGCCGAACTCGCCGGAGAAGGGCGGGCGTTGGAGTTCGCCATCGGGACCGGACGAGTCGGCGTCCCGCTCCGGGAACGCGGGGTGCCGGTGGTGGGCGTCGAACTGTCCGAGCACATGGCGGCGGTGCTGCGGCGCAAGGTCGACGAGGACACGCTGCCGGTCGCCATCGGGGACATGGCCACCACCGTCGTGCCCGGCGAGTTCACCCTGGTCTACCTCGTCTACAACACCATCACCAACCTGCTGACGCAGGACGAGCAGGTCGAGTGCTTCCGCAACGCCGCTCGCCACCTGGCACCCGGCGGCCGCTTCGTCATCGAACTGGGCGTCCCGCCGCTGCGGTTCCTGCCGCCCGGCCAGGTCGCGGTGCCGTTCGACGTCTCCGACCGGCACATCGGCTTCGACACCTTCGACCTGGTCGAGCAGGTCCTCGTCTCGCACCACCTCACCCGTGACGGCGACGACGGCCGTTACCGCCGCGGGAACTCCCGGCACCGCTACGCCTGGCCGGCGGAGCTCGACCTGATGGCCCGGATCGCCGGACTGGAGCTGGAACGGCGCGTCGCGGACTGGGACGGGACGCCGTTCGCCCAGGACTCCGCGAAGCACATCTCCGTGTGGCGCAAGCCGACGGCCTGA
- a CDS encoding MFS transporter, with protein sequence MSDTRAIQEHDRRDDEPDPSSRGVFWRFWAAATVSGAGSAVTALALPLVALTVLDATAFEVALLAAAGQVSWLLLSLPAGVVAQRVPLRRLQVALDLARFAALGSLPLARWLGTLTYPHLLGAALVTGAATVLFDIGNSTFLPAVVPARELAARNSVMSGTHAVTDTGGPSLGGVLIGATGPVGALVVDAASYLASAVLLRTLPERHPGPRTGESALRLMREGWRYVTKHPVMRPCMIWATAANFLNAALVALTPLYLVREAGLNSVQLGLVLAMDGVGALAGAAVAVRVTSRLGTAWGLIAADLAGGALLLLAPLTTSAGDAYWFALGNAGFAFGTVIGSITTRTYRQTQSPPELLSRVMATVRFVSWGALPLGALTAGLLATYAGAHTALWIVCAAALLPPLYLFSSGVGRNRDLA encoded by the coding sequence ATGAGCGACACGCGAGCGATCCAGGAACACGACCGACGCGACGACGAACCGGACCCCTCGTCCCGAGGCGTCTTCTGGCGCTTCTGGGCCGCCGCCACGGTCAGCGGCGCGGGCAGCGCCGTCACCGCCCTCGCCCTGCCGCTCGTCGCCCTCACCGTCCTCGACGCCACCGCCTTCGAGGTCGCGCTGCTCGCCGCCGCCGGCCAGGTCTCCTGGCTGCTGCTCAGCCTTCCGGCGGGCGTCGTCGCGCAACGCGTACCGCTGCGCCGGCTCCAGGTCGCGCTCGACCTCGCACGGTTCGCGGCGCTCGGATCGCTGCCGCTCGCCAGGTGGCTCGGCACCCTCACCTATCCGCACCTGCTGGGCGCCGCGCTCGTCACCGGCGCGGCGACGGTACTGTTCGACATCGGCAACTCGACCTTCCTGCCGGCCGTCGTCCCGGCCCGGGAGCTGGCCGCCCGCAACAGCGTCATGTCCGGCACGCACGCCGTCACCGACACCGGCGGCCCCTCCCTCGGCGGCGTCCTGATCGGCGCGACCGGACCGGTCGGCGCACTCGTCGTGGACGCCGCCAGCTACCTGGCCTCCGCCGTCCTCCTGCGCACCCTTCCCGAACGCCACCCCGGGCCCCGCACCGGCGAGAGCGCCCTCCGGCTGATGCGCGAAGGCTGGCGGTACGTCACCAAGCACCCGGTCATGCGGCCCTGCATGATCTGGGCGACCGCCGCCAACTTCCTCAACGCGGCCCTCGTCGCCCTCACCCCCCTCTACCTGGTCCGCGAGGCCGGCCTCAACTCCGTACAACTCGGTCTCGTCCTCGCCATGGACGGAGTCGGCGCGCTCGCCGGGGCGGCCGTCGCGGTCCGGGTGACCTCCCGCCTCGGGACCGCGTGGGGCCTCATCGCGGCCGACCTGGCCGGCGGCGCGCTGCTCCTGCTCGCCCCGCTCACCACCTCGGCGGGGGACGCGTACTGGTTCGCCCTGGGCAACGCCGGTTTCGCCTTCGGCACCGTCATCGGCTCGATCACCACCCGCACCTACCGGCAGACCCAGTCGCCCCCGGAGCTGCTGTCCCGCGTGATGGCCACGGTCCGCTTCGTCTCCTGGGGCGCCTTGCCGCTCGGCGCGCTCACCGCCGGCCTCCTCGCCACGTACGCCGGAGCCCACACCGCCCTCTGGATCGTCTGCGCCGCCGCCCTCCTGCCCCCGCTCTACCTCTTCTCCAGCGGGGTGGGCCGCAACCGCGACCTCGCCTGA
- a CDS encoding winged helix-turn-helix transcriptional regulator — protein sequence MRSVPERDSACAIAQAAAVVGDWWSLLLIRETARGHHRFDALQEELGISRKVLTERLAHLVDAGVLEKVPYQDRPVRHEYRLTERGQGLLPVLLSMQDWADRWVFGDGSLSGTADEESTEARRVAGLAGERLPRLKLPGHRDGAPTDPVADTTATVLFCYPATGSPSPLPDGWAGIPGTVGCTLENRLFRDAYEDFRAAGAEVRGVSTQRPDEQRVFAVEEGLPFTLLSDVDLHLAAALRLPTFRSGQLLRLKRAVLVVDRDRVVRHARFPVTDIPAAVTEALTEVRRLATEE from the coding sequence ATGAGGTCGGTTCCCGAGCGGGACTCCGCTTGCGCGATCGCGCAGGCGGCGGCGGTGGTCGGCGACTGGTGGAGCCTGCTCCTGATCCGGGAGACCGCGCGCGGGCACCACCGGTTCGACGCGCTCCAGGAGGAGCTGGGCATCTCCCGGAAGGTCCTCACCGAGCGCCTGGCGCACCTGGTGGACGCGGGGGTCCTGGAGAAGGTCCCCTACCAGGACAGGCCGGTGCGGCACGAGTACCGGCTGACGGAGAGAGGCCAGGGACTGCTGCCGGTACTGCTCTCGATGCAGGACTGGGCGGACCGCTGGGTCTTCGGCGACGGCTCGCTCAGCGGCACCGCCGACGAGGAGAGCACGGAGGCGCGGCGCGTCGCGGGCCTGGCGGGCGAGCGGCTGCCCCGCCTGAAACTGCCGGGCCACCGGGACGGCGCACCGACGGACCCGGTGGCCGACACCACGGCCACCGTCCTGTTCTGCTACCCGGCGACCGGGAGCCCCAGCCCGTTGCCGGACGGCTGGGCGGGCATCCCCGGCACGGTCGGCTGCACGCTGGAGAACCGGCTCTTCCGGGACGCGTACGAGGACTTCCGCGCGGCGGGCGCGGAGGTGCGCGGCGTCAGCACCCAACGTCCGGACGAGCAAAGGGTGTTCGCCGTCGAGGAGGGCCTCCCCTTCACCCTCCTCTCGGACGTCGACCTGCACCTCGCCGCCGCCCTGCGGCTGCCCACCTTCCGCTCCGGACAGCTGCTCCGGCTGAAGCGGGCCGTCCTGGTGGTGGACCGCGACCGCGTGGTGCGGCACGCGCGCTTCCCGGTGACGGACATCCCGGCGGCGGTGACCGAGGCGCTGACCGAGGTACGACGCCTGGCGACGGAGGAGTGA
- a CDS encoding MarR family winged helix-turn-helix transcriptional regulator yields MAPTAHPRALTHLQSLPSWLAGRVAARGRSLVAEAIAGEGLKLPHHAVLAAVSEYGPVAQADLVRRLGFDAKDVVLLLNHLEDAGLAVREPDPRDRRKNAVTVTPAGVRTLERCTELAERANAELLAPLSEEEGRQLMELMTRVYEA; encoded by the coding sequence ATGGCTCCCACCGCACACCCGCGCGCCCTGACGCACCTGCAGTCCCTGCCGAGCTGGCTGGCCGGCCGGGTGGCGGCGCGCGGCCGGAGCCTCGTGGCGGAGGCGATCGCCGGGGAGGGGCTGAAGCTTCCGCACCACGCCGTGCTCGCGGCGGTGTCCGAGTACGGGCCCGTCGCCCAAGCGGATCTCGTACGACGGCTGGGCTTCGACGCGAAGGACGTGGTCCTGCTGCTCAACCACCTGGAGGACGCCGGACTCGCCGTGCGGGAACCGGACCCGCGAGACCGCCGCAAGAACGCGGTGACGGTGACACCGGCGGGCGTACGAACCCTGGAACGGTGCACGGAGCTGGCGGAGCGGGCCAACGCGGAGCTCCTGGCGCCGCTCAGTGAGGAGGAAGGCCGGCAGCTGATGGAGCTGATGACCCGGGTGTACGAGGCGTAG
- a CDS encoding quinone oxidoreductase family protein has translation MRRVRHEVNGGPEVLFTEEAPAPVPGPGEVLVRTEAIGVTLPVVRKVREGTEPGPLGGEVAGTVAAVGEGVTDVVVGDRVSGLCFSHAYAELALLQRSLASRIPDRVSAADAVALVRSGLVARGAYEAGLPRPGESVLVTAAASAVGTLALQYAKAGGASRVVAAVSSAEKREFVRAVGADEVVLYGDERWGDPVDVVLDGVGGELLGPAVRALSPGGRLVAFSSGGGSIDAYELLVRGASVIGFQMAAVARNEPALYARWLDDLWERHTDGTLRAHVSAAFPLEDAARAHEIIEARRNLGKVVLVVP, from the coding sequence ATGCGTCGAGTCCGCCATGAAGTGAACGGCGGCCCCGAAGTCCTGTTCACCGAGGAGGCCCCCGCGCCGGTGCCGGGCCCGGGCGAGGTGCTCGTCCGCACCGAAGCCATCGGCGTCACGCTGCCCGTCGTCCGCAAGGTGCGCGAGGGGACCGAGCCCGGCCCGCTCGGCGGCGAGGTGGCAGGCACGGTCGCCGCCGTCGGTGAGGGCGTCACCGATGTCGTCGTCGGCGACCGCGTCTCCGGCCTGTGCTTCTCTCACGCGTACGCCGAACTTGCCCTTCTCCAGCGCTCGTTGGCATCCCGCATCCCCGACCGGGTGAGCGCCGCCGACGCGGTGGCACTGGTCCGCAGCGGCCTGGTGGCTCGCGGCGCCTACGAGGCCGGCCTCCCCCGGCCCGGCGAGTCCGTCCTGGTCACCGCGGCGGCCAGCGCGGTCGGCACCCTCGCCCTGCAGTACGCGAAGGCCGGTGGAGCCTCCCGCGTGGTCGCAGCCGTCAGCAGCGCGGAGAAGAGGGAGTTCGTACGCGCCGTGGGCGCCGATGAGGTCGTGCTCTACGGCGACGAACGCTGGGGCGATCCCGTCGACGTCGTCCTCGACGGGGTCGGCGGAGAACTTCTCGGACCCGCGGTGCGAGCCCTCTCCCCCGGCGGCCGCCTGGTGGCGTTCAGCTCGGGCGGCGGCTCGATCGACGCGTATGAACTGCTCGTCCGGGGTGCCTCGGTCATCGGCTTCCAGATGGCGGCCGTCGCCCGGAACGAGCCCGCCCTGTACGCGCGCTGGCTCGACGACCTGTGGGAGCGGCACACCGACGGCACGCTGCGCGCCCACGTCTCCGCGGCGTTTCCTCTTGAGGACGCGGCACGTGCCCACGAGATCATCGAAGCCCGTCGCAACCTCGGCAAGGTGGTTCTGGTCGTTCCCTGA
- a CDS encoding leucine-rich repeat domain-containing protein → MPDSVWQRTELRVLILADNGLTTLPPDIGRLRRLETLDLGHNALTSVPEELGGLTGLGDCLYLHDNQLSRIPESLGNLTRLRYLNVGENALTALPETIGGMTGLIELRAQHNRLTTLPDSIGRLRGLRELWLRGNVIEHLPPSTGELVELRHLDLRENSLADVPASLEDLPLLRHLDLRSNRIGRLPDWLARMPSLEKLDLRWNGIDPSLPILSRLERRGCFVLT, encoded by the coding sequence GTGCCCGATTCCGTCTGGCAGCGGACCGAGCTCCGTGTGCTGATCCTCGCGGACAACGGGCTCACGACCCTCCCGCCGGACATCGGACGGCTGCGGCGGCTGGAGACGCTGGATCTCGGCCACAACGCGCTGACGTCGGTGCCCGAGGAGCTCGGCGGGCTGACCGGCCTCGGCGACTGCCTCTATCTGCACGACAACCAGCTGTCCCGGATCCCCGAGTCGCTGGGAAACCTGACCCGGCTGCGCTACCTCAACGTCGGCGAGAACGCCCTCACCGCCCTCCCCGAGACCATCGGCGGGATGACCGGCCTCATCGAGCTCAGGGCGCAGCACAACCGCCTCACCACCCTGCCCGACTCCATCGGGCGGCTCCGCGGGCTGCGCGAGTTGTGGCTGCGGGGGAACGTCATCGAGCACCTCCCGCCGTCGACCGGTGAGTTGGTCGAACTGCGCCACCTGGACCTGCGCGAGAACTCCCTCGCCGACGTACCGGCGTCACTGGAAGACCTGCCGCTGCTGCGCCATCTCGATCTGCGGAGCAACCGCATCGGCCGCCTGCCCGACTGGCTCGCCCGGATGCCGTCGCTGGAGAAGCTCGACCTCCGGTGGAACGGGATCGACCCGTCCCTGCCGATCCTCAGCCGGCTGGAGCGGCGCGGGTGTTTCGTGCTGACGTGA
- a CDS encoding DUF4267 domain-containing protein yields the protein MSLKKINAVLAAVLILFVLWFGTEYIVSPETTAPGCGLPSRPSGDGGGFLVVKGIRGVVMALLLAVLLLTGHRRALGWALMVEALAAYGDMANHEIRPRGGRCRATRRGGRRDGPSLTSARNTRAAPAG from the coding sequence ATGTCGCTGAAGAAGATCAACGCCGTCCTGGCCGCCGTTCTCATCCTCTTCGTCCTCTGGTTCGGGACGGAGTACATCGTCAGTCCCGAGACGACGGCCCCGGGCTGCGGCCTGCCGAGCCGGCCCTCCGGCGACGGCGGCGGCTTCCTGGTCGTCAAGGGCATCCGTGGCGTCGTGATGGCCCTGCTCCTGGCCGTCCTGCTGCTGACAGGCCACCGCCGGGCGCTCGGCTGGGCGCTGATGGTGGAGGCCCTGGCGGCGTACGGCGACATGGCCAATCATGAGATTCGGCCGAGGGGTGGACGGTGTCGCGCGACCCGACGGGGTGGCCGGCGCGACGGCCCTTCACTCACGTCAGCACGAAACACCCGCGCCGCTCCAGCCGGCTGA
- a CDS encoding DUF1772 domain-containing protein: MLTALEVVTTVVVGVMVGVEFAVAFVMNPILNALPEDSTQLGHAHGGRMLGAVMPVWYIGSLVLVAVWAVAAWGHAGTGLVVTAGALLILSVIMSVLLLVPINNRNKTWTPENRPADWKEQINRWNRYHYARVAVIVAAFTSLVAALV, encoded by the coding sequence ATGCTCACCGCACTTGAGGTCGTCACCACCGTCGTCGTCGGCGTGATGGTGGGGGTGGAGTTCGCCGTCGCCTTCGTCATGAACCCGATCCTCAACGCACTCCCGGAGGACAGCACCCAGCTCGGCCACGCCCACGGGGGCCGCATGCTCGGCGCCGTGATGCCCGTCTGGTACATCGGCTCGCTCGTCCTCGTCGCGGTGTGGGCCGTCGCCGCGTGGGGCCACGCCGGTACCGGCCTCGTCGTCACCGCCGGCGCGCTGCTGATCCTGAGCGTGATCATGTCGGTCCTGCTCCTGGTCCCGATCAACAACCGGAACAAGACGTGGACGCCCGAGAACCGGCCCGCCGATTGGAAGGAGCAGATCAACCGCTGGAACCGCTACCACTACGCCCGCGTCGCCGTGATCGTCGCCGCCTTCACGTCGCTCGTCGCCGCCCTGGTCTGA
- a CDS encoding TetR/AcrR family transcriptional regulator: MSVQERKQRERAERERLIVATARELAEQQGWDAVTTRRLAERIEYSQPVLYSHFRGKREIIGAVALEGAAELATAVRAATSAADGPRERVVALARTYLDFAARNPAVYDALFQLDGGLPYAQEDTPEPLKDAFTALLESLGEVAGDGVHPGMFTEVFWASLHGLVTLTRAGRLLPQDAAPRVELLVDRLAVL; this comes from the coding sequence ATGTCGGTACAGGAACGCAAGCAGCGCGAACGGGCGGAACGCGAGCGCCTCATCGTGGCCACGGCCCGCGAACTCGCCGAGCAGCAGGGCTGGGACGCGGTCACCACCCGCCGCCTCGCCGAGCGCATCGAGTACAGCCAACCCGTCCTCTACAGCCACTTCCGCGGCAAGCGCGAGATCATCGGCGCCGTCGCCCTCGAAGGCGCCGCCGAACTGGCCACGGCGGTACGGGCCGCGACCTCCGCCGCGGACGGACCGCGCGAGCGGGTCGTGGCCCTCGCCCGTACGTACCTCGACTTCGCCGCGCGCAACCCGGCGGTCTACGACGCCCTGTTCCAGCTCGACGGCGGCCTGCCGTACGCGCAGGAGGACACGCCGGAGCCGCTGAAGGACGCCTTCACCGCGCTCCTGGAGAGCCTGGGCGAGGTCGCCGGCGACGGCGTCCACCCCGGCATGTTCACCGAGGTCTTCTGGGCGTCCCTGCACGGCCTCGTCACCCTGACCCGGGCGGGACGCCTGCTGCCGCAGGACGCCGCACCGAGGGTGGAACTGCTCGTCGACCGGCTCGCCGTGCTCTGA
- a CDS encoding calcium-binding protein, which yields MARPLTIGLAAAALLLLGTPSTAVAAQPTCFGLPATLTGAGTITGTPGNDVIVGSGGADVIDGRGGNDTVCALGGNDIVSGGLGNDRLHGGDGDDDVNGDVYVENGPAVGGGHDILYGGNGADTMLGDSQSDNGDASGGGNDQLYGGPGDDSHLDGDSLSLGGGDARGGGNDRIEGGSGDDGLLGDSAAPLEGSATGAGDDVLLAGAGLGDNVIGDSEGVTAAHGAGGDDHIDLGADGGFFALGDHNINDPAGGPATGAGHDRILGGATDELLVGESSVGDASRTAAGHDVIEGRGGADSLFGDNVDFAADTTVGTAGGHDVLRGGDADDEIFAGPGDDRLDGGAATDRCDGQAGAFDTATQCETVLGVP from the coding sequence ATGGCCCGTCCGCTCACCATCGGCCTGGCGGCCGCGGCCCTGCTGCTCCTCGGCACCCCCTCGACCGCCGTCGCCGCCCAGCCCACCTGCTTCGGGCTTCCGGCCACCCTCACCGGTGCCGGCACGATCACCGGCACTCCTGGCAACGATGTCATCGTCGGCTCCGGCGGCGCCGACGTCATCGACGGCCGCGGCGGCAACGACACCGTGTGCGCCCTCGGCGGCAACGACATCGTCTCCGGCGGCCTCGGCAACGACCGCCTCCACGGCGGCGACGGCGACGACGACGTGAACGGGGACGTGTACGTCGAGAACGGCCCGGCCGTCGGTGGCGGCCACGACATCCTGTACGGCGGCAACGGCGCCGACACCATGCTCGGCGACTCCCAGTCCGACAACGGGGACGCGTCCGGCGGCGGCAACGACCAGCTCTACGGCGGCCCCGGCGACGACTCCCACCTGGACGGCGACAGCCTCAGCCTCGGCGGCGGCGACGCGCGCGGAGGCGGCAACGACCGCATCGAGGGCGGCAGCGGCGACGACGGTCTCCTCGGCGACTCCGCCGCGCCGCTCGAAGGCTCCGCGACCGGCGCCGGCGACGACGTCCTGCTCGCCGGAGCGGGCCTCGGGGACAACGTGATCGGCGACAGCGAGGGCGTGACGGCGGCACACGGTGCAGGCGGCGACGACCACATCGACCTCGGCGCGGACGGCGGCTTCTTCGCCCTCGGCGACCACAACATCAACGACCCGGCCGGCGGCCCCGCCACGGGCGCGGGCCACGACCGCATCCTCGGCGGCGCCACGGACGAACTCCTCGTCGGCGAGAGCTCGGTCGGCGACGCCTCCCGGACCGCCGCCGGCCACGACGTCATCGAGGGCCGCGGCGGCGCCGACTCCCTCTTCGGCGACAACGTCGACTTCGCCGCCGACACCACCGTCGGCACCGCCGGCGGCCACGACGTCCTCCGCGGCGGCGACGCCGACGACGAGATCTTCGCGGGCCCCGGCGACGACCGCCTCGACGGCGGTGCCGCCACCGACCGCTGCGACGGCCAGGCGGGCGCGTTCGACACGGCGACGCAGTGCGAGACGGTCCTGGGCGTGCCGTGA
- a CDS encoding DapH/DapD/GlmU-related protein yields MSSDRLMRIHSAEFQAMAERVLRVTELTSRLNVLPFEDEEAKAELFEQILGKPLPPRVTIYPPFYTDHGLNLDLAERVFINQNCTFLDYAGIRIGRRTMIGPKVTFITSGHPVDPEERRLYLTGAPIDVAENVWIGTGATILPGVTIGRDAVIAAGAVVADDVPPASLVTGGKATVHRSW; encoded by the coding sequence ATGTCCAGCGACCGTCTCATGCGCATCCACAGCGCGGAGTTCCAGGCCATGGCCGAGAGAGTCCTGCGGGTCACCGAGCTCACGTCCCGTCTGAACGTCCTGCCGTTCGAGGACGAAGAGGCCAAGGCGGAGCTGTTCGAACAGATCCTGGGGAAGCCGCTGCCGCCGAGAGTCACGATCTATCCGCCCTTCTACACGGACCACGGCCTCAACCTCGACCTCGCCGAGCGCGTCTTCATCAACCAGAACTGCACGTTCCTGGACTACGCCGGCATCCGGATCGGCCGGCGGACGATGATCGGGCCGAAGGTCACGTTCATCACCAGCGGCCACCCGGTCGACCCCGAGGAACGGCGGCTGTACCTCACCGGCGCGCCCATCGACGTCGCGGAGAACGTCTGGATCGGCACCGGCGCCACGATCCTGCCCGGCGTCACCATCGGCCGTGACGCCGTGATCGCCGCCGGCGCGGTCGTCGCCGACGACGTTCCGCCGGCCAGCCTGGTGACCGGAGGCAAGGCGACAGTGCACCGGAGCTGGTGA
- a CDS encoding DM13 domain-containing protein, producing the protein MERTGRKTLWAGLGIAVTIAVVAGLVWFKPWALWVDETVNESLPTTGTTAPPPAASPTDGTTPTAAPTPTGPAGPVTLAEGSFISHEHATKGTAKVVRLADGTHTLRLEGLDTSNGPDLRVWLSDSPVKPGKAGWDVFDDGRYVNLAKLKGNKGDQNYPLPADVDWSTYPSVSIWCDRFDVSFGAATLARA; encoded by the coding sequence GTGGAACGCACCGGCAGGAAGACGCTGTGGGCGGGCCTCGGCATCGCCGTCACCATCGCCGTGGTGGCGGGCCTCGTGTGGTTCAAGCCGTGGGCCCTGTGGGTGGACGAGACCGTCAACGAATCACTGCCCACCACCGGCACGACCGCGCCCCCTCCGGCGGCATCGCCGACGGACGGCACGACCCCGACCGCGGCGCCCACCCCCACCGGGCCCGCCGGCCCCGTCACCCTCGCCGAGGGCTCCTTCATCAGCCACGAGCACGCGACCAAGGGCACCGCGAAGGTCGTCCGCCTCGCCGACGGCACCCACACCCTGCGCCTCGAAGGGCTCGACACCAGCAACGGCCCCGACCTGCGCGTCTGGCTGAGCGACTCCCCGGTCAAGCCGGGCAAGGCGGGCTGGGACGTCTTCGACGACGGCCGCTATGTGAACCTGGCCAAGCTCAAGGGCAACAAGGGCGACCAGAACTACCCGTTGCCGGCGGACGTCGACTGGTCCACGTACCCCAGCGTGAGCATCTGGTGCGACCGCTTCGACGTCTCCTTCGGCGCCGCGACGCTGGCCCGCGCCTGA